One segment of Triticum aestivum cultivar Chinese Spring chromosome 2A, IWGSC CS RefSeq v2.1, whole genome shotgun sequence DNA contains the following:
- the LOC123189875 gene encoding UDP-xylose transporter 1, which produces MTAGLQLGVIGSLALSVASSVAIVICNKALISTLGFPFATTLTSWHLMVTYCTLHVAQRLHFFEPKAIDGHTVILFGFLNGTSIGLLNLSLGFNSIGFYQMTKLAIIPFTVLLETIFLNKRFSETIKLSLMVLLLGVGIASVTDLELNLLGSVLSGLAIATTCVGQILTNTIQKKLKVSSTQLLYQSAPYQAAILFATGPFVDRLLTNRSVFAHKYTTPVVGFIILSCLIAVSVNFSTFLVIGTTSPVTYQVLGHLKTCLVLSFGYTLLHDPFTMKNILGILVAIFGMALYSFFSVRESKKKSTNDALPVSQMPDKETEPLLATKDGSDIKKANGVSHGC; this is translated from the exons ATGACAGCTGGTTTACAGCTCGGCGTGATCGGGTCTCTCGCGCTCTCCGTTGCATCTTCAGTTGCCATTGTCATCTGCAACAAAGCTCTCATCAGCACACTTGGTTTCCCATTCG CTACAACATTAACAAGCTGGCATCTCATGGTGACCTACTGCACCCTCCATGTGGCACAACGCTTACACTTTTTTGAGCCCAAGGCAATTGATGGACATACAGTGATCCTCTTTGGGTTTCTGAACGGCACCTCAATTGGACTTTTAAACCTTAGTTTAGGATTCAACTCCATTGGATTCTACCAG ATGACGAAACTGGCCATAATACCTTTCACTGTGCTGTTGGAGACAATCTTCCTGAACAAAAGATTCAG CGAGACTATCAAGCTCTCTCTTATGGTCTTACTTCTTGGAGTAGGTATCGCATCAGTTACAGATCTCGAGCTAAATCTACTTGGGTCCGTCCTTTCTGGCCTCGCCATCGCCACCACTTGTGTTGGCCAAATT CTCACAAACACAATACAGAAGAAACTGAAGGTCTCGTCAACGCAGCTTCTGTACCAATCTGCGCCATACCAAGCAGCAATTTTGTTTGCGACCGGCCCGTTTGTGGATCGACTCCTTACAAACCGCAGTGTCTTCGCCCACAAATACACCACTCCAGTTGTG GGTTTCATCATCCTATCTTGCTTGATTGCGGTATCTGTGAACTTCAGTACATTTCTTGTGATTGGAACGACGTCTCCAGTCACATACCAGGTGCTTGGCCACCTTAAGACATGCCTGGTTCTCTCTTTTGGCTACACTCTACTACACGATCCTTTCACCATGAAGAACATATTAGGCATTCTGGTCGCCATATTTGGTATGGCATTGTATTCCTTCTTCTCAGTCAGGGAGAGCAAGAAGAAGTCAACAAATGATGCTCTGCCAGTTTCACAG ATGCCAGATAAGGAGACTGAACCACTTTTGGCAACCAAAGACGGCAGTGATATCAAGAAGGCAAATGGTGTATCTCACGGCTGCTAA